A single window of Nanoarchaeota archaeon DNA harbors:
- a CDS encoding MFS transporter has product MKRKNTLKIFALITLATALSVAAGSVLSPIEVRFLETLTSNTALIGARYSLAAAFGGIFSLIIGRLSYKYGKRRFIITGALLAIISPLLYVHSSNIFQYMTFGVVAAFAGAAIGPPISSMLQDTLANNKSRGKLLGISYAAAAIMGSAGAFVGGITADIYGLKAPYYAVAFIGILTAAAVIALVIGYKNHAKTSSKKIVLEKRDILFSERYILKDPALIFHFILQSAFGLYWSIKPILFPLAIFAIAKSNTATGSVFAAMGIVAMFVLPLAGHYIDKKGYLKGAKIGYMILGIASIALAFSDTLSMFFIFASLFAVGEAINGPMRGVIEINHIKNRHRTELMGFYYAHSALLSIISPLIAGLLLAFMPPSKVLLIYSIILWIGIVAAFGSLKKQKI; this is encoded by the coding sequence ATGAAAAGAAAAAACACGCTTAAAATATTTGCGCTGATAACGCTTGCCACTGCATTAAGTGTTGCTGCGGGTTCTGTACTTTCTCCTATAGAGGTGCGCTTTCTTGAAACACTTACGTCAAATACCGCGCTAATCGGAGCAAGATATTCTTTAGCTGCGGCGTTCGGCGGAATATTCTCATTAATTATCGGTAGGCTCTCCTACAAATATGGAAAACGCAGGTTCATAATTACTGGCGCGCTGCTGGCAATTATTTCTCCATTGCTTTATGTCCATTCGTCAAATATATTCCAATACATGACATTCGGAGTGGTTGCGGCGTTTGCCGGTGCGGCTATCGGACCGCCAATTTCTTCAATGCTGCAGGACACGCTTGCAAATAACAAGTCTCGCGGAAAGCTTCTTGGAATATCTTATGCCGCTGCAGCAATAATGGGAAGCGCCGGAGCATTTGTCGGAGGCATTACTGCAGACATATATGGATTAAAGGCACCGTATTATGCTGTCGCATTTATTGGCATATTAACAGCTGCTGCCGTAATTGCTCTTGTAATTGGCTACAAAAATCATGCGAAAACATCGTCTAAAAAAATCGTGTTAGAAAAACGAGATATTTTATTTTCAGAAAGATATATCCTGAAAGACCCCGCCCTAATATTTCATTTCATACTCCAGAGCGCGTTCGGGCTTTATTGGTCAATAAAGCCGATTTTATTTCCGCTCGCGATTTTTGCGATTGCAAAAAGCAATACTGCGACCGGAAGTGTCTTTGCTGCCATGGGAATTGTGGCCATGTTTGTGCTTCCGCTTGCAGGGCATTACATTGATAAAAAAGGATATTTGAAAGGCGCAAAAATCGGATACATGATCCTTGGCATAGCTTCTATTGCGCTCGCTTTTTCAGACACTCTATCGATGTTTTTCATTTTCGCAAGCTTATTCGCAGTCGGTGAAGCGATAAACGGGCCTATGAGGGGGGTGATAGAAATAAATCATATAAAAAACCGCCACAGGACCGAATTGATGGGATTTTACTATGCGCACAGCGCGCTTCTTTCAATCATATCGCCGTTAATCGCGGGATTGCTTCTCGCATTCATGCCGCCGTCAAAAGTACTTCTCATATACTCGATAATCCTCTGGATAGGAATCGTCGCGGCTTTTGGCAGCCTCAAGAAACAAAAGATATAA
- the tpiA gene encoding triose-phosphate isomerase has translation MKPLIVINFKAYESATGQNAMWLAKTAADISEKEKIKIIVAVQAADIYRVSEECDIDVFAEHIDSSDFGAHTGATLAETVKAAGAKGTLINHSEKTLELKEIEKAIAKAKMLGLRTIVCAGNALQAKAVAAFMPDYVAVEPPELIGGDVSVSRANPAIISDTVKKVRSVSAVTEVLVGAGVKDKLDVDKAMELGAVGVLLASHITQSKTPKDAIMNLLKD, from the coding sequence ATGAAGCCCTTAATCGTGATAAATTTCAAAGCGTATGAGTCTGCAACAGGACAGAATGCTATGTGGCTGGCAAAAACTGCCGCAGATATTTCTGAAAAAGAAAAAATCAAGATAATCGTGGCTGTGCAGGCTGCGGACATATACCGCGTTTCTGAAGAATGCGACATCGATGTCTTTGCAGAGCATATTGACTCTTCTGACTTCGGGGCGCATACCGGTGCGACTCTTGCAGAAACAGTAAAGGCCGCCGGAGCAAAGGGCACTCTGATAAACCACTCCGAAAAAACGCTTGAGCTAAAAGAAATCGAAAAGGCTATTGCAAAAGCAAAGATGCTCGGATTAAGAACCATAGTCTGCGCTGGAAATGCTCTCCAGGCAAAGGCTGTTGCGGCATTTATGCCCGATTACGTTGCAGTGGAGCCGCCGGAGCTTATAGGCGGGGATGTTTCTGTTTCGCGCGCAAACCCTGCGATAATAAGTGACACTGTGAAAAAAGTGCGCTCTGTAAGCGCAGTAACTGAAGTCCTTGTCGGCGCGGGCGTAAAAGACAAGCTTGACGTTGACAAAGCAATGGAACTTGGCGCTGTAGGCGTTCTTCTTGCTTCGCACATCACCCAGTCAAAGACGCCGAAAGATGCCATAATGAATCTTCTGAAAGATTGA
- a CDS encoding glycosyltransferase → MNNLDINQKVISNIVKQLRINPIDAMQRKKPKNVLLISADYLPKDVSNVALQCKSLADGLVDRGVNVHVVSVDDWKAGQTVEMGAVKVHYVGNTIKAYSPLTWALTIGMDICRVAADIYHSEGNIDLIHAHDWMMFPVGLNLQTALKRPLIVNYYSLQDHRAPGVMNGYTEAVKQIEWRGSAESRRILVNEDWMKRELINYYSPPKNKVNVIGPKGDGWTKDIVRDYSWVMKNWWGDEQVTADIKR, encoded by the coding sequence ATGAACAATCTGGATATCAATCAAAAAGTAATAAGCAATATTGTAAAGCAGCTGCGTATTAATCCCATTGATGCGATGCAAAGGAAAAAGCCAAAGAATGTGCTTCTTATTTCTGCAGATTATCTTCCTAAAGACGTCTCGAATGTTGCGCTCCAGTGCAAGAGCCTTGCAGACGGTTTGGTTGACCGCGGTGTTAATGTTCATGTAGTTAGCGTTGACGACTGGAAGGCAGGACAGACTGTTGAAATGGGTGCAGTCAAAGTGCATTATGTCGGAAACACCATCAAAGCATATTCTCCGCTGACCTGGGCGCTCACAATCGGAATGGATATCTGCAGGGTTGCTGCAGACATATATCATAGCGAAGGCAATATCGACTTGATACACGCGCATGACTGGATGATGTTTCCTGTAGGGCTAAATCTTCAGACTGCGCTTAAGCGGCCGCTTATAGTCAATTATTATTCGCTTCAGGATCACCGCGCTCCGGGCGTAATGAACGGCTATACTGAGGCTGTAAAACAGATAGAATGGCGAGGCAGCGCAGAATCAAGGCGCATACTCGTCAATGAAGATTGGATGAAGCGCGAGCTGATAAACTATTATTCTCCGCCAAAGAACAAGGTCAATGTCATAGGCCCGAAAGGCGATGGTTGGACAAAGGACATTGTGCGCGATTATTCATGGGTTATGAAGAACTGGTGGGGAGATGAACAAGTAACAGCAGACATAAAACGCTAA